From the Dehalococcoidia bacterium genome, one window contains:
- a CDS encoding DUF2148 domain-containing protein, with the protein MEKSLSGHHLSYSDVRHDVVLQVAKLMVAAAITAPKSGGQLFMKGSPLFVETVIVDDRQTLHLLAEWMRSRARERREAIWVRDADVAEKVDCVLFIGLKDWYPPVYDCGACGYSTCAEFMRATQGLRNESKPFEFEGPQCNLRDIDLGIAVGSAAKTASLNNVDCRCQTRIAVAARKLGVIQADVAVALSLSLTHKNVGFDRAMPQVD; encoded by the coding sequence GTGGAGAAGTCTCTGTCTGGTCATCACCTGTCGTACAGCGACGTCCGCCATGACGTGGTGCTTCAGGTAGCAAAACTCATGGTGGCGGCAGCCATCACTGCCCCCAAGTCCGGGGGGCAACTGTTCATGAAGGGGTCGCCCCTCTTCGTCGAGACGGTCATCGTGGATGACCGGCAGACGCTTCACCTTCTGGCGGAATGGATGCGCTCGCGGGCCCGCGAGCGGCGCGAAGCTATCTGGGTCCGTGACGCCGACGTCGCGGAGAAAGTGGACTGCGTTCTGTTCATCGGCCTCAAGGACTGGTATCCGCCGGTGTACGATTGCGGGGCGTGCGGCTATTCCACGTGCGCCGAGTTCATGCGGGCGACGCAGGGTCTGCGCAACGAGAGCAAGCCGTTTGAGTTCGAAGGGCCGCAGTGCAACCTGCGCGATATTGATCTGGGCATAGCTGTAGGCTCGGCTGCGAAGACGGCCTCTCTGAACAACGTGGACTGCCGCTGCCAGACGCGCATCGCGGTGGCGGCCCGCAAGCTGGGCGTCATTCAAGCTGATGTCGCCGTGGCCCTCTCGTTGAGTCTGACGCACAAGAACGTGGGCTTTGACCGCGCCATGCCGCAGGTGGACT